The following proteins come from a genomic window of Nicotiana tomentosiformis chromosome 12, ASM39032v3, whole genome shotgun sequence:
- the LOC104091397 gene encoding transcription factor-like protein DPB isoform X2, protein MVNNLEEGGKNPSEVSRRSWGPTTTVSGQSVSTSGSVGSPSAVATPGSENTFVRLNNLDIHADDAASQGAAAKKKRGQRATGGDKSGRGLRQFSMKVCEKVESKGRTTYNEVADELVAEFSDPTNSHESSDQRQYDEKNIRRRVYDALNVLMAMDIISKDKKEIQWKGLPRTDANDIEELKAERLSLRNRIEKKAAYLEELEEQYVGLQNLIKRNKQLYGSGNAPSGGVALPFILVQTRPHATVEVEISEDMQLVHFDFNSTPFELHDDNYVLKAMKFCGRQKNDVDAQNVSADGAEGSSSSMANIFQHQISHTSVSNTPGRRPTPTSPPLPGILKARIKHEH, encoded by the exons ATGGTGAATAATTTGGAGGAAGGCGGAAAGAATCCATCAGAAGTTTCTAGGAGGTCATGGGGGCCCACTACTACTGTTTCGGGTCAATCGGTTTCAACCAGTGGCAGTGTCGGGTCTCCATCGGCCGTGGCAACTCCTGGGAGTGAGAACACTTTCGTTAGGCTAAACAACCTTGATATTCATGCTGATGATGCTGCATCTCAAGGGGCTGCTGC GAAAAAGAAAAGAGGTCAGCGTGCAACAGGAGGGGATAAGAGCGGTAGAGGACTCAGACAGTTTAGCATGAAAG TTTGTGAGAAAGTGGAAAGCAAAGGAAGAACTACTTATAATGAG GTTGCAGATGAACTTGTAGCTGAGTTTTCTGATCCTACCAATAGTCATGAATCTTCAGATCAG CGACAATATGATGAGAAGAACATCAGACGACGAGTCTATGATGCTCTGAACGTACTTATGGCTATGGATATCATTTCCAAAGATAAAAAGGAAATACAGTGGAAGGGTTTACCACGAACTGATGCGAATGATATTGAGGAGCTAAAG GCCGAGCGTCTTAGCTTGAGAAATAGGATCGAAAAGAAAGCAGCCTATTTAGAAGAACTAGAAGAACAA TATGTAGGGCTTCAAAACCTCATAAAACGCAATAAGCAGTTATATGGCTCAGGCAATGCTCCTAGTGGTGGTGTGGCTTTACCATTTATTTTAGTGCAG ACTCGTCCTCATGCCACAGTCGAAGTGGAAATATCAGAAGATATGCAGCTGGTGCATTTCGACTTCAACAG CACACCATTCGAGCTGCATGATGATAATTATGTCCTCAAAGCAATGAAATTTTGCGGAAGGCAAAAGAATGATGTTGATGCACAGAATGTATCTGCCGATGGAGCTGAAGGTTCCAGTTCCAGTATGGCCAACATATTCCAGCATCAAATCTCTCATACATCAGTGTCAAACACACCCGGTAGGCGTCCAACTCCAACCTCACCTCCTCTCCCTGGAATACTAAAGGCCCGCATCAAGCATGAGCATTAG
- the LOC104091397 gene encoding transcription factor-like protein DPB isoform X1, translating into MVNNLEEGGKNPSEVSRRSWGPTTTVSGQSVSTSGSVGSPSAVATPGSENTFVRLNNLDIHADDAASQGAAANRKKKRGQRATGGDKSGRGLRQFSMKVCEKVESKGRTTYNEVADELVAEFSDPTNSHESSDQRQYDEKNIRRRVYDALNVLMAMDIISKDKKEIQWKGLPRTDANDIEELKAERLSLRNRIEKKAAYLEELEEQYVGLQNLIKRNKQLYGSGNAPSGGVALPFILVQTRPHATVEVEISEDMQLVHFDFNSTPFELHDDNYVLKAMKFCGRQKNDVDAQNVSADGAEGSSSSMANIFQHQISHTSVSNTPGRRPTPTSPPLPGILKARIKHEH; encoded by the exons ATGGTGAATAATTTGGAGGAAGGCGGAAAGAATCCATCAGAAGTTTCTAGGAGGTCATGGGGGCCCACTACTACTGTTTCGGGTCAATCGGTTTCAACCAGTGGCAGTGTCGGGTCTCCATCGGCCGTGGCAACTCCTGGGAGTGAGAACACTTTCGTTAGGCTAAACAACCTTGATATTCATGCTGATGATGCTGCATCTCAAGGGGCTGCTGC TAACAGGAAAAAGAAAAGAGGTCAGCGTGCAACAGGAGGGGATAAGAGCGGTAGAGGACTCAGACAGTTTAGCATGAAAG TTTGTGAGAAAGTGGAAAGCAAAGGAAGAACTACTTATAATGAG GTTGCAGATGAACTTGTAGCTGAGTTTTCTGATCCTACCAATAGTCATGAATCTTCAGATCAG CGACAATATGATGAGAAGAACATCAGACGACGAGTCTATGATGCTCTGAACGTACTTATGGCTATGGATATCATTTCCAAAGATAAAAAGGAAATACAGTGGAAGGGTTTACCACGAACTGATGCGAATGATATTGAGGAGCTAAAG GCCGAGCGTCTTAGCTTGAGAAATAGGATCGAAAAGAAAGCAGCCTATTTAGAAGAACTAGAAGAACAA TATGTAGGGCTTCAAAACCTCATAAAACGCAATAAGCAGTTATATGGCTCAGGCAATGCTCCTAGTGGTGGTGTGGCTTTACCATTTATTTTAGTGCAG ACTCGTCCTCATGCCACAGTCGAAGTGGAAATATCAGAAGATATGCAGCTGGTGCATTTCGACTTCAACAG CACACCATTCGAGCTGCATGATGATAATTATGTCCTCAAAGCAATGAAATTTTGCGGAAGGCAAAAGAATGATGTTGATGCACAGAATGTATCTGCCGATGGAGCTGAAGGTTCCAGTTCCAGTATGGCCAACATATTCCAGCATCAAATCTCTCATACATCAGTGTCAAACACACCCGGTAGGCGTCCAACTCCAACCTCACCTCCTCTCCCTGGAATACTAAAGGCCCGCATCAAGCATGAGCATTAG